The genomic region TCGATGGCATCCGCCTCGAAGGCGAGCCGACCGGCTTCGACGGCAAGCGCGAAACCGCGTGCCATGGCGACGGGATCGCCAGCCTTGGCGACGGCGGTGTTGATGAGCACGGCGTCGAAGCCCAGCTCCATCGCCGCCGCCGCATGGGATGGCACGCCGATGCCTGCGTCGACGACAAGCGGAATGTCGGGGAAATGCGCCCGCATGGTTTTGAGCGCATAAGGATTGTTCAGGCCACGACCCGAGCCGATGGGCGCGCCCCACGGCATCAGCACTTTGCAACCGGCTTCGAGAAGCTTTTCCGCGACGACCAGATCGTCATTCATATAGGGAAAGACCTCAAAGCCGTCGTCGCAGAGAATGCGCGCTGCTTCGACCAGACCGAACGGGTCCGGCTGCAATGTGTCGTGGTCGCCGATGACTTCCAGCTTGATCCAGTTGGTGCCGAAGATTTCCCGCGCCATCTTGGCAGTAGTCACCGCTTCGCGGGCCGTGTGACAGCCCGCCGTGTTCGGCAGAACAGCCACGCCCAGTTCGCGGATCAGCGCCCAGAAATCCTGTCCGGCGCGGGCCTCGCCGCTTTCGCGGCGCAGCGAGACGGTGACGATACCGCTTTGCGAGGCGCGCACCGCATCGGCCAATATGGCCGGTGACGGATATTGCGCCGTGCCGAGCAGCAGGCGGCTTTCAAACGTCCTGCCATAAAATTCCAGCATCTCAGCCTCCCTGCATCGGGGGCCAGAACTTCGATGCGGTCGCCAGCCGACAGGATCGCAGTTGCGCGTTCGTCACTGGCCACGAATTCGCCGTTGAGCGCCGTTGCGACAACCGCTTCATCCAGTTCGATTTCGATGAGCAGGGCCGCCAGATTGGCGGCTGTCGTGGTGACGACTTCACCGTTCAGCACGATTGTCATGCATAGTCCTCCACAAATTCGGGCCTGGTTTCGGGTGCGGTCGCAGCGGCGACCGCCATGCGCGCCATCGCCGGCGAGAGCAGGAAGCCGTGGCGGTAAAGCCCGTTGACATAGATGGTTTTGCCGCGCCGTCTGACGCGGGGCAGGTTGTCGGGAAAGGCCGGGCGCGCATCGACCCCGGTTTCGAGAATTTCCGCCTCGCCGAAGGCCGGATGCAGGGCGTAAGCCGCGCTCAGGAGTTCGAGCGTGGAGCGCACGCTGATCCCGGACCGCTCGCCGCTTTCGATCATGGTCGCGCCGATCATGTGCACGCCGTCGCCGCGCGGCACGATGTAAAGCGGAATGCGCGGGTGCAGGAGCCGCACGGGCCGCGAAAGATTGATGTCGCGGGATCGGACAACCAGCATTTCCCCCTTGACGCCGCGGAGGTCCGGCAGCGCATCCCGTGCGGCAAGACCCCGAGCATCGACCACGATATCCGCGTCGATTGTCCCTGCGTCCGCTTCCGTGCCGAGATGGAAGACCACGCCCTTTGCTTGCAGGTTTCCGGCCAGTTCGACCAGTGTCCTGCGCGGATCGAGATGGCCCTCGCGTGCGAAGAAAAGCCCCTGCCGGAAACGTCCGGCCAGATCGGGTTCCAGCGCATCGATGTGTGCTTGATCGATTGTGTCGAAGGCTTCCGTCCGGCGGGCGAAGCGACGCAACTCGCTGGTATCGCGCGTGTGCGACAGGACGAGCGTGCCTTCACGCTTGACGCCGGATACGTGCTTTTCCCACCAGCCAAGTGCTTCCTGCCCAAGCCGCACGACGGGTTCTTCGGCGCTTTCGCCCTCGCACCATGGCGCCAGCATGCCGCCCGCAAGCCACGAACAGCAATCGGCGCCGATCTGCGGGCTGCGGGCAATCACCGTGACGGCATGGCCCTGGTCGGTGAATTCGGCGGCGGTGGCAAGACCAGCCACACCCGCTCCGATAATGGTGACGCGCATCAGGCAATCTCCTCGGTCCGGGTTTTCCAGAGGCCGTGGAAGTGATGCACCGGCCCGTGGCCATGTCCGATCTTCAGGCTGTCGGCGGCGCGGATTGCGGCTTGCAGATAGGCATGCGCGCTCAGCACCGCCTTTTCCAGCGGCAGGTTCCGGGCCAGTTCTGCGGCAATGGCCGAAGAGAGCGTGCAGCCTGTGCCATGGGTATTGGCGGTCAGGATACGCAGTGCTTCGACACGGAGCGTCGGCTGGTCGCGGCGAACCAGCAGATCGACGCAGGTTTCGCCTTCCGCATGTCCGCCCTTCATCAAGACGGCCTTTGCGCCAAGTTCCAGCAGCGCGCGCCCCTGCACCTCAGCTTCGGCATCGTCGCGCGCCACACCGGCGTCGAGCAGGCAGGCTGCTTCGGGCCGGTTGGGTGTCAGCAGGGTGGCGAGCGGCACCAGCCTCTCGCGCAGCAATGCAATGGCGTTTTCACTCAGGAGCGCGGCGCCCGACTTTGCCACCATGACCGGATCGAGAACGATGGGGCCGGAAAAATGCGCGAGGCCGCGCGCGATGGCCTCGATGGTTTCGGGCACGGAGACCATGCCGATCTTCACCGCAGCCACGTCGAGATCGCTGAAAACGGCGTCGATCTGTCCGGCGACGATGGCAGGGGGGATGTCGTGCACGGCGCTGACCGTGCGGGTGTTCTGCACGGTCACGGCGGCGATGACGCTTGCGCCATAGACGCCAAGTGCGGAAAATGTCTTGAGGTCGGCCTGAATGCCAGCGCCGCCGCTGCTGTCGGAACCGGCGATCGTGACGCATATCGGCACGGATCGCGACGGGTCGCTCGTTGATTTGGTTCGGGAGAAACTGTGCTGTTGGTCCATCATGTCGTCTCTCATTCCGAACGGAAGATGAGACGTCATGAACCTGGTCGGAGCCGAGACTCCATTTGGGGTGTTACCCCGTCCGCGACGCGCCAAACTCCGTTCCCTACGCAGGTATTACCCGGATCAGGTTCAATGGGTTGGCGCGAGAACGCACCTCTCAGCCTTTTGTGTC from Brucella intermedia LMG 3301 harbors:
- a CDS encoding thiazole synthase; this encodes MLEFYGRTFESRLLLGTAQYPSPAILADAVRASQSGIVTVSLRRESGEARAGQDFWALIRELGVAVLPNTAGCHTAREAVTTAKMAREIFGTNWIKLEVIGDHDTLQPDPFGLVEAARILCDDGFEVFPYMNDDLVVAEKLLEAGCKVLMPWGAPIGSGRGLNNPYALKTMRAHFPDIPLVVDAGIGVPSHAAAAMELGFDAVLINTAVAKAGDPVAMARGFALAVEAGRLAFEADAIEARDMAAPSTPLLGKAFL
- the thiO gene encoding glycine oxidase ThiO translates to MRVTIIGAGVAGLATAAEFTDQGHAVTVIARSPQIGADCCSWLAGGMLAPWCEGESAEEPVVRLGQEALGWWEKHVSGVKREGTLVLSHTRDTSELRRFARRTEAFDTIDQAHIDALEPDLAGRFRQGLFFAREGHLDPRRTLVELAGNLQAKGVVFHLGTEADAGTIDADIVVDARGLAARDALPDLRGVKGEMLVVRSRDINLSRPVRLLHPRIPLYIVPRGDGVHMIGATMIESGERSGISVRSTLELLSAAYALHPAFGEAEILETGVDARPAFPDNLPRVRRRGKTIYVNGLYRHGFLLSPAMARMAVAAATAPETRPEFVEDYA
- the thiD gene encoding bifunctional hydroxymethylpyrimidine kinase/phosphomethylpyrimidine kinase → MDQQHSFSRTKSTSDPSRSVPICVTIAGSDSSGGAGIQADLKTFSALGVYGASVIAAVTVQNTRTVSAVHDIPPAIVAGQIDAVFSDLDVAAVKIGMVSVPETIEAIARGLAHFSGPIVLDPVMVAKSGAALLSENAIALLRERLVPLATLLTPNRPEAACLLDAGVARDDAEAEVQGRALLELGAKAVLMKGGHAEGETCVDLLVRRDQPTLRVEALRILTANTHGTGCTLSSAIAAELARNLPLEKAVLSAHAYLQAAIRAADSLKIGHGHGPVHHFHGLWKTRTEEIA